One part of the Odontesthes bonariensis isolate fOdoBon6 chromosome 13, fOdoBon6.hap1, whole genome shotgun sequence genome encodes these proteins:
- the ran gene encoding GTP-binding nuclear protein Ran, producing the protein MADSMSQCVPVAVFKLVLVGDGGTGKTTFVKRHITGEFEKKYVATLGVEVHPLMFHTNRGPIKYNVWDTAGQEKFGGLRDGYYIQAQCAIIMFDVTSRVTYKNVPNWHRDLVRVCENIPIVLCGNKVDIKDRKVKAKSIVFHRKKNLQYYDISAKSNYNFEKPFLWLARKLIGDPNLEFVAMPALAPPEVQMDPSLAAKYEEELQVASQTALPDEEDDL; encoded by the exons ATGGCAGATTCAATGTCTCAATGTGTCCCGGTGGCGGTTTTCAAG CTTGTGTTGGTAGGAGACGGAGGCACAGGAAAGACGACTTTTGTGAAAAGGCACATTACAGGAGAGTTTGAGAAGAAGTATGTAG CTACTCTGGGAGTAGAAGTGCACCCACTGATGTTCCACACCAACAGAGGACCCATCAAGTATAATGTGTGGGACACAGCCGGTCAGGAGAAGTTTGGTGGCCTTAGAGATGGATATTATATTCAAG CTCAGTGTGCCATCATCATGTTTGACGTCACTTCTCGAGTCACCTACAAGAACGTGCCCAACTGGCATCGTGACCTGGTCCGTGTGTGTGAGAACATTCCCATTGTCCTTTGTGGCAACAAGGTAGACATCAAAGACAGAAAAGTCAAAGCTAAGAGCATTGTCTTTCACCGCAAGAAGAACCTGCAG TACTACGACATTTCTGCCAAAAGTAACTACAACTTTGAGAAGCCTTTCCTGTGGTTAGCAAGGAAGTTGATCGGTGACCCCAACCTGGAGTTTGTGGCAATGCCCGCCCTCGCTCCCCCAGAGGTCCAAATGGACCCCAGCCTGGCCGCTAAATATGAGGAAGAGCTTCAA GTTGCATCACAAACGGCACTCCCAGACGAAGAAGATGACCTCTAA
- the stx3b gene encoding syntaxin 3b isoform X4, which yields MKDRLEQLKATCDQDDEEVEIAVDNAAFMDDFFTQIEDIRSSIDKIDENVIEVKKLYSVILSAPTSEQKTQDDLEAITNDIKKMANNARNKLKTIERNLESEQEERVSADMRIRKSQHAVLSRKFVEVMTKYNEAQVDFRERSKGRIQRQLEITGKATTDDELEEMLESGNAAVFTAGIVDSGISKQALSEIEARHKDIVRLESSIKELHDMFVDIAMLVESQKVVIIVVVVLILLAIIALIIGLSVGLNRS from the exons ATGAAGGACCGATTGGAGCAGCTGAAAGCG ACGTGTGACCAAGATGATGAGGAGGTGGAGATTGCTGTGGACAACGCAGCCTTCATGGATGATTTCTTCACTCAG ATTGAGGACATCAGgagcagtatcgataaaattgacGAGAACGTGATTGAAGTCAAAAAGCTTTACTCTGTCATCCTGTCTGCTCCTACGTCAGAACAGA AGACGCAGGACGATTTGGAGGCGATCACCAATGACATAAAGAAGATGGCCAATAATGCAAGAAACAAACTCAAGA CCATCGAGAGGAATCTGGAGTCGGAACAGGAGGAGAGGGTGTCGGCTGACATGCGGATACGTAAATCGCAG CATGCAGTGCTGTCCAGGAAGTTTGTGGAGGTAATGACGAAGTATAACGAAGCTCAGGTGGACTTCAGGGAGAGGAGTAAAGGGCGTATTCAGAGACAGCTAGAGATCA CTGGAAAAGCGACAACGGATGACGAGCTGGAGGAGATGTTGGAGAGTGGAAATGCTGCCGTGTTCACTGCAGGG ATTGTGGACTCTGGGATCTCAAAACAAGCCCTGAGTGAGATTGAAGCCAGGCATAAAGACATTGTCCGTCTGGAAAGTAGCATCAAGGAGCTGCACGACATGTTTGTAGACATCGCCATGCTGGTGGAGAGCCAG AAAGTGGTGATAATAGTGGTGGTTGTGCTGATCTTGCTGGCAATAATAGCTCTCATAATTGGGTTGTCAGTAGGATTAAATAGAAGCTGA
- the stx3b gene encoding syntaxin 3b isoform X2 produces MKDRLEQLKATCDQDDEEVEIAVDNAAFMDDFFTQIEDIRSSIDKIDENVIEVKKLYSVILSAPTSEQKTQDDLEAITNDIKKMANNARNKLKTIERNLESEQEERVSADMRIRKSQHAVLSRKFVEVMTKYNEAQVDFRERSKGRIQRQLEITGKATTDDELEEMLESGNAAVFTAGIVDSGISKQALSEIEARHKDIVRLESSIKELHDMFVDIAMLVESQGDIIDNIEQNVSQSVDHIIEAKEQTKKAIRYQTKARKKVVIIVVVVLILLAIIALIIGLSVGLNRS; encoded by the exons ATGAAGGACCGATTGGAGCAGCTGAAAGCG ACGTGTGACCAAGATGATGAGGAGGTGGAGATTGCTGTGGACAACGCAGCCTTCATGGATGATTTCTTCACTCAG ATTGAGGACATCAGgagcagtatcgataaaattgacGAGAACGTGATTGAAGTCAAAAAGCTTTACTCTGTCATCCTGTCTGCTCCTACGTCAGAACAGA AGACGCAGGACGATTTGGAGGCGATCACCAATGACATAAAGAAGATGGCCAATAATGCAAGAAACAAACTCAAGA CCATCGAGAGGAATCTGGAGTCGGAACAGGAGGAGAGGGTGTCGGCTGACATGCGGATACGTAAATCGCAG CATGCAGTGCTGTCCAGGAAGTTTGTGGAGGTAATGACGAAGTATAACGAAGCTCAGGTGGACTTCAGGGAGAGGAGTAAAGGGCGTATTCAGAGACAGCTAGAGATCA CTGGAAAAGCGACAACGGATGACGAGCTGGAGGAGATGTTGGAGAGTGGAAATGCTGCCGTGTTCACTGCAGGG ATTGTGGACTCTGGGATCTCAAAACAAGCCCTGAGTGAGATTGAAGCCAGGCATAAAGACATTGTCCGTCTGGAAAGTAGCATCAAGGAGCTGCACGACATGTTTGTAGACATCGCCATGCTGGTGGAGAGCCAG GGCGACATCATTGACAACATAGAGCAGAATGTATCTCAGTCAGTGGACCACATAATAGAGGCAAAGGAACAGACCAAAAAAGCCATAAGGTACCAGACCAAAGCACGCAAG AAAGTGGTGATAATAGTGGTGGTTGTGCTGATCTTGCTGGCAATAATAGCTCTCATAATTGGGTTGTCAGTAGGATTAAATAGAAGCTGA
- the stx3b gene encoding syntaxin 3b isoform X5 codes for MKDRLEQLKATCDQDDEEVEIAVDNAAFMDDFFTQIEDIRSSIDKIDENVIEVKKLYSVILSAPTSEQKTQDDLEAITNDIKKMANNARNKLKTIERNLESEQEERVSADMRIRKSQHAVLSRKFVEVMTKYNEAQVDFRERSKGRIQRQLEITGKATTDDELEEMLESGNAAVFTAGIVDSGISKQALSEIEARHKDIVRLESSIKELHDMFVDIAMLVESQKKMMITLCCTIIGIVGFSYLYSFFS; via the exons ATGAAGGACCGATTGGAGCAGCTGAAAGCG ACGTGTGACCAAGATGATGAGGAGGTGGAGATTGCTGTGGACAACGCAGCCTTCATGGATGATTTCTTCACTCAG ATTGAGGACATCAGgagcagtatcgataaaattgacGAGAACGTGATTGAAGTCAAAAAGCTTTACTCTGTCATCCTGTCTGCTCCTACGTCAGAACAGA AGACGCAGGACGATTTGGAGGCGATCACCAATGACATAAAGAAGATGGCCAATAATGCAAGAAACAAACTCAAGA CCATCGAGAGGAATCTGGAGTCGGAACAGGAGGAGAGGGTGTCGGCTGACATGCGGATACGTAAATCGCAG CATGCAGTGCTGTCCAGGAAGTTTGTGGAGGTAATGACGAAGTATAACGAAGCTCAGGTGGACTTCAGGGAGAGGAGTAAAGGGCGTATTCAGAGACAGCTAGAGATCA CTGGAAAAGCGACAACGGATGACGAGCTGGAGGAGATGTTGGAGAGTGGAAATGCTGCCGTGTTCACTGCAGGG ATTGTGGACTCTGGGATCTCAAAACAAGCCCTGAGTGAGATTGAAGCCAGGCATAAAGACATTGTCCGTCTGGAAAGTAGCATCAAGGAGCTGCACGACATGTTTGTAGACATCGCCATGCTGGTGGAGAGCCAG AAAAAGATGATGATTACATTGTGTTGTACCATCATTGGAATCGTCGGGTTCTCCTATCTCTACAGCTTCTTCTCATAA
- the stx3b gene encoding syntaxin 3b isoform X3 has translation MKDRLEQLKATCDQDDEEVEIAVDNAAFMDDFFTQIEDIRSSIDKIDENVIEVKKLYSVILSAPTSEQKTQDDLEAITNDIKKMANNARNKLKTIERNLESEQEERVSADMRIRKSQHAVLSRKFVEVMTKYNEAQVDFRERSKGRIQRQLEITGKATTDDELEEMLESGNAAVFTAGIVDSGISKQALSEIEARHKDIVRLESSIKELHDMFVDIAMLVESQGDIIDNIEQNVSQSVDHIIEAKEQTKKAIRYQTKARKKTIIIGVVCAVVVVIILIIILTQTL, from the exons ATGAAGGACCGATTGGAGCAGCTGAAAGCG ACGTGTGACCAAGATGATGAGGAGGTGGAGATTGCTGTGGACAACGCAGCCTTCATGGATGATTTCTTCACTCAG ATTGAGGACATCAGgagcagtatcgataaaattgacGAGAACGTGATTGAAGTCAAAAAGCTTTACTCTGTCATCCTGTCTGCTCCTACGTCAGAACAGA AGACGCAGGACGATTTGGAGGCGATCACCAATGACATAAAGAAGATGGCCAATAATGCAAGAAACAAACTCAAGA CCATCGAGAGGAATCTGGAGTCGGAACAGGAGGAGAGGGTGTCGGCTGACATGCGGATACGTAAATCGCAG CATGCAGTGCTGTCCAGGAAGTTTGTGGAGGTAATGACGAAGTATAACGAAGCTCAGGTGGACTTCAGGGAGAGGAGTAAAGGGCGTATTCAGAGACAGCTAGAGATCA CTGGAAAAGCGACAACGGATGACGAGCTGGAGGAGATGTTGGAGAGTGGAAATGCTGCCGTGTTCACTGCAGGG ATTGTGGACTCTGGGATCTCAAAACAAGCCCTGAGTGAGATTGAAGCCAGGCATAAAGACATTGTCCGTCTGGAAAGTAGCATCAAGGAGCTGCACGACATGTTTGTAGACATCGCCATGCTGGTGGAGAGCCAG GGCGACATCATTGACAACATAGAGCAGAATGTATCTCAGTCAGTGGACCACATAATAGAGGCAAAGGAACAGACCAAAAAAGCCATAAGGTACCAGACCAAAGCACGCAAG AAAACGATCATCATTGGTGTCGTCTGTGCTGTGGTTGTAGTCATAatcctcatcatcatcctcacccaGACGTTATAA
- the stx3b gene encoding syntaxin 3b isoform X1, which yields MKDRLEQLKATCDQDDEEVEIAVDNAAFMDDFFTQIEDIRSSIDKIDENVIEVKKLYSVILSAPTSEQKTQDDLEAITNDIKKMANNARNKLKTIERNLESEQEERVSADMRIRKSQHAVLSRKFVEVMTKYNEAQVDFRERSKGRIQRQLEITGKATTDDELEEMLESGNAAVFTAGIVDSGISKQALSEIEARHKDIVRLESSIKELHDMFVDIAMLVESQGGMIEKIESNMDQSVGFVERAVADTKKAAKFQQEARRVSGWSKTTGRFPKSKPNSSVLLRSGPKMRPTQYEKLCEVNGNHRKKSVSNLHTEMWLYIHPSIHYLYR from the exons ATGAAGGACCGATTGGAGCAGCTGAAAGCG ACGTGTGACCAAGATGATGAGGAGGTGGAGATTGCTGTGGACAACGCAGCCTTCATGGATGATTTCTTCACTCAG ATTGAGGACATCAGgagcagtatcgataaaattgacGAGAACGTGATTGAAGTCAAAAAGCTTTACTCTGTCATCCTGTCTGCTCCTACGTCAGAACAGA AGACGCAGGACGATTTGGAGGCGATCACCAATGACATAAAGAAGATGGCCAATAATGCAAGAAACAAACTCAAGA CCATCGAGAGGAATCTGGAGTCGGAACAGGAGGAGAGGGTGTCGGCTGACATGCGGATACGTAAATCGCAG CATGCAGTGCTGTCCAGGAAGTTTGTGGAGGTAATGACGAAGTATAACGAAGCTCAGGTGGACTTCAGGGAGAGGAGTAAAGGGCGTATTCAGAGACAGCTAGAGATCA CTGGAAAAGCGACAACGGATGACGAGCTGGAGGAGATGTTGGAGAGTGGAAATGCTGCCGTGTTCACTGCAGGG ATTGTGGACTCTGGGATCTCAAAACAAGCCCTGAGTGAGATTGAAGCCAGGCATAAAGACATTGTCCGTCTGGAAAGTAGCATCAAGGAGCTGCACGACATGTTTGTAGACATCGCCATGCTGGTGGAGAGCCAG GGCGGGATGATCGAGAAGATCGAGAGCAACATGGACCAGTCCGTGGGCTTTGTGGAGCGCGCCGTCGCAGACACGAAGAAAGCGGCAAAGTTTCAGCAAGAGGCTCGCCGTGTGAGTGGCTGGTCGAAAACAACGGGCCGGTTTCCCAAAAGCAAACCAAATTCTTCTGTTCTATTAAGAAGTGGCCCGAAGATGAGACCAACACAGTATGAAAAACTATGCGAAGTTAATGGTAACCACAGGAAAAAGAGTGTCAGTAATTTGCACACTGAGATGTGgctatacatccatccatccatccattatctataccgctga